ATACGAATAAGCCTAACTACAGAAAGTTAGAAACATACTTGGACTACGGATGTAAATAATGAATGGAACAATCATATATTATCTGTTTAATCTACTTCCACCAAAATCATTCTAAAATTGCATAGAACAATAAACCCATTTACCTGGTTGTAATTTACAAGGGGCTCCTCAAAGCTTGGAGCTGAAGGTGTAATGAACTTGGGACATGCATATGAGAAGAGCTCATCATAGATGACAAAAGCTTCATCATCATATCTTTGCATCCTAGCCATCTTTTCACCATATTTCTCTCGCAGCTGAGAGTTCACAGTCTCATCAACAAGTTTCACTTGGGGACAAAGTGAAAGACAAATCGCCAGCAAGGCATACATCTgttcattctttttcaatatTTGTTCATACTGTGGAGATTTCTGATGATATTGCTTTGTCTTGTAAATATACAGGAGCATCTTATTGAATTCACGAATAGCCTCCACATacctttaattaaaaacaatattatattattatcaagCTCAGCCGGAAATGGGGAAAGAATTAAAAACAGAATAGAACTTTagtaaatacattaaaaaaggcTAACTTATTACATGgtaaagtaacaaataaaaacataccTCCGCAACATAAGATTGGCAAAACCATAATGATATATGGTTGCGATATGACTTCCTATAACACTGGTGTAAACACCTTGTTGACTGATGTCAATAGGAAGCAAGCACTTCAACCCGGTCTGGTAATCACCCAAAAGACAATGAACTCGCAACAAACCCACCATACTGAAGTACCCCAACACCTTCAACACATTGCTTCCACCACTGTAATCATATCCATCAGTAGCAGTAAATTGCTCAAGACCCTCCTTCTCCTGCTCCAATATCTGAATAATATTTGACTTCTCCACAAATGCTTGCAAGTAATTAAGCACCCCATACACATTCCATGCCTACAAAGAGAAGTAACTTCAGATAGCAATTACAACTACTTGAAATTACATTCTGCTTTAAGTAGCTATCACTGAATCAGCAGGAATTGCATTACCTGATCATATTGACGGAGAAGAGCGATTTCTTGCTCGGTTTTATTCTTCATTTTAGCTCTGTATTGACAAAAACTCTGGAATTGGTACACAAACTCATCCACCATGTCCCACAACCATTGATTAGGTAACTGCATGTTAACTACCCTATGCAACACAACCTGAACCAAAACCAAACCAATAAAATCTAGGATGAGCAAAATCTATCCAAACTAACTAACTTAACTGATAGCCTCAAGTCAAGTCAgttataattcaattatgtCAGCCATTAAATAGGTTAAGTCGATCAGTAATCAATTATTGACTTTGGTAACTAAATAGACCCCTTAGtcaactaatatatattattttaattttctaaatatgtataatttataataaacatatcatatataaaattttaaccaaagcCCCCAACTGATTCCGTATTTCATTTCTCATGCTTAGaagaaaacaagagaaaaaggaaaaaaaataaatttttagtttaaccGACTGAAACGATCCAAGTTAAGACAATACACTCGATGGGCTTCTTGATTATGAGATTGATCAATAAGGATAAGTCAATCGGTTAGTCGAATAAAGTATCAAATTCATCAGTTAAGTTGATTTTCTACAACTGAACCTGTCAATTGCACTTCCATAATCAAATTAATCGGCGTCACAAAATCACAGATACTGATACATAGTTTAATCGACCGAACGACCGAAGTTAAGGCAGTATAATCTATGAGTCAGTTGATTAGGAGATTGATCAGTTAATTCGATCGGTTAGTTGATTAAGGTATGAAATTGATCAGTTAAGTCGAATTTCGATTTTTTAACCGAACCACTCAGTTGCTCTTCGAATTCCATAATCAATTAATCGGCGTCACCAAATCACAGATATTCATACACAATTTATAAGTAATTACCTGAAAGAGGCTACAATAATTATCCCAAGAATCGATCCTCTGCTTAAGAGTGGGAGAAAGGCGAGCATAGAGATGGCGGAACCACATCTCACGGTAAAGGAGGCAAAAGACTTGGTCGTTGTCGACGTAATGAGAAACGGCGTCAACGGAGGGCCAAGGAGTGTCTTTGAAGAGGCGGTCGGAGAGGGTTTGGAATGAGATCTCGTACATTTGGTGAATCTCGTACACATTTTTCTCGCGAATGTGACGGTACAAGTGGACGACAAACGACCTAACGGAGTCGGGAACGAAGTTCGGGTCGTAGCCAAGGTCTTGGTGGCGGCCTTCGTCGTAGGTGGCGGGAGCCTCCTCGTAATCATAGGTGGTTGCCATTGCTGAAGTCGAGTACCACGATGAAGGAACTCGAGAGCATGGACCGTCGACTGTGAAACGAGAGTGGGGgagaaattagggtttagtgaAGAAAGAACATTATAAAAGTTGTTGGGCTCAATTT
This genomic stretch from Gossypium raimondii isolate GPD5lz chromosome 6, ASM2569854v1, whole genome shotgun sequence harbors:
- the LOC105773462 gene encoding uncharacterized protein LOC105773462 translates to MATTYDYEEAPATYDEGRHQDLGYDPNFVPDSVRSFVVHLYRHIREKNVYEIHQMYEISFQTLSDRLFKDTPWPSVDAVSHYVDNDQVFCLLYREMWFRHLYARLSPTLKQRIDSWDNYCSLFQVVLHRVVNMQLPNQWLWDMVDEFVYQFQSFCQYRAKMKNKTEQEIALLRQYDQAWNVYGVLNYLQAFVEKSNIIQILEQEKEGLEQFTATDGYDYSGGSNVLKVLGYFSMVGLLRVHCLLGDYQTGLKCLLPIDISQQGVYTSVIGSHIATIYHYGFANLMLRRYVEAIREFNKMLLYIYKTKQYHQKSPQYEQILKKNEQMYALLAICLSLCPQVKLVDETVNSQLREKYGEKMARMQRYDDEAFVIYDELFSYACPKFITPSAPSFEEPLVNYNQDAYRLQLKLFLYEVKQQQLLSGVRTFLKVYSTISLWKLANYMEVDEPTLRTILLTYKHKTHAVDSDGKIISNADVDFYIDDDMIHVVESMPVKRYGDYFLRQIVKLEGVINDMDRIKLE